The proteins below come from a single Mycobacterium parmense genomic window:
- a CDS encoding glycoside hydrolase family 16 protein, whose protein sequence is MDRRSMLLMTGVGMLGAAMRLPEAWAAPSAPEAPPSATGGPYIFADEFDGPAGSGPDPAKWTVQTWQDDVFPPVAGIYRDDRRNVFQDGNSNLVLCATHEGDAYYSGKLRGNFRSMINQTWEARIKLDCLFPGLWPSFWAVNEDPLPDGEVDIFEWYGNGDWPPGTTVHAASNGKTWEGKSIPGMVDGNWHTWRMHWGEDGFQFWRDYVDGAKPYFSVPNKPIPVHGNPTDLRWPFNNPGYWMTPMFTLAVGGVGAGDPAAGTFPATMLIDYLRIW, encoded by the coding sequence ATGGATCGTCGCAGCATGTTGTTGATGACGGGGGTCGGCATGCTGGGCGCTGCGATGCGTTTGCCGGAGGCCTGGGCGGCCCCGTCAGCGCCGGAGGCGCCGCCGTCGGCCACGGGCGGGCCCTACATCTTCGCCGACGAGTTCGACGGCCCGGCGGGCTCGGGTCCCGATCCGGCCAAGTGGACGGTGCAGACCTGGCAGGACGACGTGTTCCCGCCGGTCGCCGGCATCTACCGGGACGACCGCCGAAACGTCTTCCAGGACGGCAACTCCAACCTCGTCCTGTGCGCCACCCACGAGGGGGACGCCTACTACAGCGGCAAACTGCGCGGCAACTTCCGCAGCATGATCAACCAGACGTGGGAAGCGCGCATCAAGCTGGACTGCCTGTTCCCCGGTCTGTGGCCGTCGTTCTGGGCGGTCAACGAGGACCCGCTGCCCGACGGCGAGGTCGACATCTTCGAGTGGTACGGCAACGGCGACTGGCCGCCGGGAACCACCGTGCACGCGGCCTCCAACGGCAAGACCTGGGAAGGCAAGTCGATCCCGGGCATGGTGGACGGCAACTGGCACACCTGGCGAATGCATTGGGGCGAGGACGGTTTCCAGTTCTGGCGCGACTACGTCGACGGCGCCAAGCCGTACTTCAGCGTGCCCAACAAGCCGATCCCGGTGCACGGCAATCCCACCGACTTGCGCTGGCCGTTCAACAATCCCGGCTATTGGATGACCCCGATGTTCACCCTCGCGGTGGGTGGCGTCGGCGCCGGTGACCCCGCCGCGGGGACCTTCCCGGCGACCATGCTGATCGACTACCTGCGCATCTGGTGA
- a CDS encoding glycosyltransferase family 39 protein, with the protein MRAHPSVDHTFEWQHSGVRHRPASALDPLIVAALATVVSLAGAGRPSFWYDEAATVSAAYSRSLSQLWHMLGNVDAVHGLYYFVMHGWFRLFGPTEFWSRVPSGLAVGVAAAGIVVLGKQFSSRTVAVAAGVVCAILPRTTWAGIEARPYALSMMAAVWLTVLFVHTERRDTARLWLSYGIALAASILLDVYLALMLVAHAAFVCAFWRTRATLARLAVTAFAAVGAVTPFVVKVIGQAPQIKWVAPIGHRTIEDVVVQQYFERSPPFAVLSALLVVTAVARWLTTSGMPAPGDRRLLTLAVAWLVIPTVAIVACAALVHPVYTPRYLTFTAPAMALMLGVCIGALAARPWVAAALVALLAVAAAPNYVRAQRNPYAKYGMDYSQVADLIAAKAAPGDCLLVNDTVTFMPAPMRPLLAARPDAYRNLVDLTLWQRATDRNDVFDTNLIPEVVAQPLSRCAVVWIITQADESEPAHEQGVALPPGPRYGATPAFAVPHDLGFRLVERWQFNLVQVIRAVR; encoded by the coding sequence ATGCGAGCTCACCCATCTGTCGATCATACGTTCGAATGGCAACATAGCGGCGTGCGTCACCGGCCGGCGAGCGCCCTGGATCCGTTGATCGTTGCGGCGCTGGCCACCGTGGTCAGCCTGGCCGGCGCCGGTCGCCCGTCGTTCTGGTACGACGAGGCCGCGACCGTGTCGGCCGCCTACAGCCGCTCGCTGAGCCAGCTGTGGCACATGCTGGGCAACGTCGACGCGGTCCACGGCCTGTACTACTTCGTGATGCACGGCTGGTTCCGTCTGTTCGGACCGACGGAGTTCTGGTCGCGCGTGCCCAGTGGGCTGGCCGTCGGGGTCGCGGCGGCCGGGATCGTGGTGCTGGGCAAGCAGTTCTCGTCGCGCACCGTGGCGGTGGCCGCGGGGGTGGTCTGCGCGATCCTGCCGCGGACGACGTGGGCGGGCATCGAAGCCCGCCCATACGCGCTATCGATGATGGCTGCCGTGTGGTTGACGGTCCTGTTCGTGCACACCGAGCGCCGCGACACCGCCCGGCTCTGGCTGTCCTACGGCATCGCCCTGGCGGCCTCGATACTGCTGGACGTCTACCTCGCGCTGATGCTGGTGGCGCACGCCGCTTTCGTGTGCGCCTTCTGGCGCACCCGCGCGACCCTCGCGCGCCTGGCCGTCACGGCGTTCGCGGCGGTCGGCGCCGTGACGCCGTTCGTGGTCAAGGTCATCGGGCAGGCGCCCCAGATCAAGTGGGTCGCACCGATCGGTCACCGGACCATCGAGGACGTCGTCGTCCAGCAGTACTTCGAGCGCAGCCCGCCCTTCGCCGTCCTGTCAGCACTGCTCGTCGTGACCGCCGTCGCCAGGTGGCTCACGACATCCGGGATGCCGGCGCCGGGAGACCGGCGGCTGCTGACCCTGGCGGTCGCGTGGCTGGTGATACCGACCGTCGCGATCGTCGCCTGCGCGGCGCTGGTGCATCCGGTCTACACGCCGCGCTACCTGACCTTCACGGCACCGGCCATGGCGCTGATGCTCGGCGTGTGCATCGGCGCGCTGGCCGCCAGACCGTGGGTGGCGGCGGCCCTCGTCGCCCTGCTCGCCGTTGCCGCCGCACCCAATTACGTTCGGGCACAGCGCAACCCGTATGCCAAATACGGCATGGACTACAGCCAGGTGGCCGATCTGATCGCCGCGAAGGCCGCGCCGGGCGACTGCCTGCTGGTCAACGACACCGTGACGTTCATGCCCGCCCCCATGCGACCGCTGCTGGCGGCGCGTCCCGATGCCTACCGCAACCTCGTCGACCTCACGCTGTGGCAGCGGGCGACCGACCGCAACGACGTCTTCGACACCAACCTGATACCGGAGGTCGTCGCACAGCCGTTGAGCCGGTGCGCCGTCGTCTGGATCATCACCCAGGCCGACGAGTCAGAGCCGGCGCACGAGCAGGGGGTGGCCCTGCCGCCCGGACCCCGCTACGGCGCGACGCCGGCGTTCGCGGTGCCGCACGACCTCGGCTTCCGCCTGGTCGAGCGCTGGCAGTTCAACCTGGTTCAGGTGATCAGGGCCGTGCGCTGA